One stretch of Streptomyces agglomeratus DNA includes these proteins:
- a CDS encoding putative quinol monooxygenase: MDEHFVWVTTRRVKPGTLEEFERAWRPSAHPDGMSRAFAYWSEDGQEVTGVSFWDSRQACDAWRASEAEKRRRDSMAPYVEEEREGYYRGGELAIPTGGSS; the protein is encoded by the coding sequence ATGGACGAGCACTTCGTCTGGGTGACGACGCGCCGCGTCAAGCCGGGCACCCTGGAGGAATTCGAGCGGGCATGGCGCCCGAGCGCGCACCCCGACGGCATGAGCAGGGCCTTCGCGTACTGGTCGGAGGACGGGCAAGAGGTTACGGGCGTGTCGTTCTGGGACTCCAGGCAGGCGTGCGACGCGTGGCGGGCGTCCGAAGCGGAGAAGCGACGGCGTGACTCGATGGCTCCGTACGTCGAGGAGGAACGGGAGGGTTACTACCGCGGCGGCGAGCTGGCCATTCCGACGGGCGGCTCCTCCTGA
- a CDS encoding transglycosylase family protein → MSPSPFAKRSVQTVLSLLLVLLSALGLAGQSTASAAPRSVPEQTVAQLTVAQLTGAPQTVTAGPDWESIAACESNGRWNINTGNGYYGGLQFAASTWRAYGGHRYAPRADLATRSEQIAVATRVARGQGLGAWPNCGRHSVSGTGSAGTASGNSGSAATAPQQQVQRQPQVQPREAQPQNQVQPQRRPQVQSQAQSQAAVTAPSRAQQEAIGSETYVVQPGDCLSVIADRADVPGGTHALYELNQHKLDEGPDRIYPGQRLRLRA, encoded by the coding sequence ATGTCGCCTTCACCCTTTGCCAAGCGGTCCGTCCAAACGGTCCTGTCTCTGCTGCTGGTCCTCCTGAGCGCCCTGGGCCTCGCGGGCCAGAGCACCGCGAGCGCCGCGCCGCGGTCGGTCCCGGAGCAGACGGTCGCGCAGCTGACGGTCGCGCAGCTGACGGGAGCGCCGCAGACGGTGACGGCCGGGCCCGACTGGGAGAGCATCGCCGCCTGCGAGAGCAACGGCCGCTGGAACATCAACACGGGCAACGGTTACTACGGCGGCCTCCAGTTCGCCGCCTCCACCTGGCGTGCGTACGGCGGCCACCGCTACGCGCCGAGAGCCGACCTCGCCACCCGCTCCGAACAGATCGCCGTAGCCACCCGGGTGGCCCGGGGCCAGGGCCTCGGAGCCTGGCCCAACTGCGGACGCCATAGCGTGAGCGGAACCGGCAGCGCAGGGACCGCCTCCGGAAACAGCGGGTCCGCCGCGACCGCCCCCCAGCAGCAGGTACAGCGCCAGCCGCAGGTGCAGCCCCGTGAGGCCCAGCCCCAGAACCAGGTCCAGCCCCAGCGCCGGCCGCAGGTCCAGTCCCAGGCCCAGTCCCAGGCAGCGGTGACCGCACCGTCGCGCGCTCAGCAGGAAGCCATCGGCTCCGAGACCTATGTCGTGCAGCCGGGCGACTGCCTGTCCGTCATCGCGGACCGCGCCGATGTCCCCGGCGGCACGCACGCTCTGTACGAACTGAACCAGCACAAGCTCGACGAGGGTCCCGACCGCATCTACCCCGGCCAGCGTCTGCGACTGCGCGCATGA
- a CDS encoding DUF72 domain-containing protein yields the protein MPMLVGTSGWQYKDWRGGLYPPGLPQRLWLEEYVRHFATVENNNAFYRLPTTEIFASWRERTPEGFVMAVKASRYLTHIKRLREPQEPVSRLMDRIDGLGDRLGPVLLQLPPNFRADTGLLDACLGCFPGTVRVAVELRHTSWWDAESELREVLERHGSALCWADRGSRPVTPLWRTASWGYVRFHGGTAQPPRYGRQALKSWARRIGDAWSDEDDVFVYFNNDTGGAAVLDAAKFAQEAAALGRTVSRTPTP from the coding sequence ATGCCCATGCTCGTCGGAACCTCGGGATGGCAGTACAAGGACTGGCGCGGCGGTCTGTACCCGCCCGGGCTGCCGCAGCGGCTCTGGCTGGAGGAGTACGTCCGGCACTTCGCCACGGTCGAGAACAACAACGCCTTCTACCGGCTCCCCACCACGGAGATCTTCGCCTCCTGGCGGGAACGGACGCCGGAGGGCTTCGTCATGGCGGTCAAGGCCAGCCGCTACCTGACGCACATCAAGCGGCTGCGCGAGCCGCAGGAGCCGGTGAGCCGGCTGATGGACCGTATCGACGGCCTGGGTGACCGGCTGGGGCCCGTCCTCCTGCAACTCCCGCCCAACTTCCGTGCTGACACAGGGTTGTTGGATGCCTGCCTGGGCTGCTTCCCCGGCACGGTCAGGGTGGCCGTCGAGCTGCGCCACACCTCGTGGTGGGACGCGGAAAGCGAGCTCAGGGAAGTACTGGAGCGGCACGGCAGCGCCCTGTGCTGGGCGGACCGGGGTTCCCGTCCGGTGACACCGCTCTGGCGTACCGCGTCCTGGGGGTACGTGCGCTTCCACGGCGGCACCGCCCAGCCGCCGCGCTACGGCCGCCAGGCGCTGAAGTCCTGGGCCCGGCGTATCGGCGACGCGTGGTCCGACGAGGACGACGTGTTCGTGTACTTCAACAACGACACGGGTGGCGCGGCCGTCCTCGACGCCGCGAAGTTCGCACAGGAAGCCGCCGCGCTGGGCCGCACGGTGAGCCGTACGCCCACCCCTTGA
- the lanKC gene encoding class III lanthionine synthetase LanKC, producing MDKRYEVYCLVDPWFYDAPAHTGRDESHDFEAARRPVPDGWVRSELGDWLVYRPDDLKLPVQGWKIHASARLDNAEEILAAVWDYCVPRRISFKFLPSKDFLLLANAKYAHRGASGKFVTVYPADETQLRSVLTELGRVLEGRRGPYILSDLRWGPGPLYVRYGAFADRYCVAPGGEVSPAIEDASGRLVPDVRGPTFQVPDWIRLPEFLEPHLAERARTTVSDLPYRIDSALHFSNGGGLYAGVDLRTDERVVLKEARPHAGLTPDGSDAVTRLRREREALERLAGLDCVPAVRDHFELGEHHFLVEDFIDGPTLYEQFAERYPLVALEADEAAYAGYTSWALDMIRQIEAAVAAVHERGVVVGDVHTFNTLVRPDGRAVLIDFEGASDAAHARHQTLAAPGFVAPHEATGFDIDRYALACLRLFLFMPLTGLIALDASKAGQFAREAARLFPLPPGYLEDAVRVIEGKGSRRAPAPPAGEPRLDPDPSGWVRARDSLSAAVLASATPERDDRLFPGDVEQFLTTGSGLAFAHGAAGVLYALDVTGAGRHPRYEDWLVQHSLRPEPGTRPGFYEGLHGVAYVLEHLGHRAEAMKILDMCSGERWERLGLDLRGGLSGIGLNLLHFAARTQDPAFRDAALQVADVVAGRLGAADSVPEVSGGEQPYAGLMAGSAGPALMFVRLHEYTGDTGFLDLAATALRQDLRRCVVREDGAMEVNEGFRTMPYLADGSVGIGLVLDDYLAHREDERFAEAAAAVRRAATAPFYLEPGLFDGLAGMIFHLSRAHPPGTAAGRDPVVAAHIRRLARYACTYEGDLAFPGEQLMRLSMDLATGSAGVLLALGSALHQDTVLLPFLAPPGRAATGQHTPDHLPDLETDRTERR from the coding sequence ATGGACAAGCGGTATGAGGTGTACTGCCTCGTCGACCCGTGGTTCTACGACGCCCCGGCGCACACAGGGCGCGACGAGAGCCACGACTTCGAGGCCGCCCGCCGCCCGGTACCCGACGGGTGGGTACGCAGCGAACTGGGCGACTGGTTGGTCTACCGCCCGGACGACCTGAAGCTGCCCGTCCAGGGCTGGAAGATCCACGCCTCCGCGCGCCTCGACAACGCGGAGGAGATCCTGGCCGCTGTGTGGGACTACTGCGTCCCCCGCCGGATCTCGTTCAAGTTCCTCCCCAGCAAGGACTTCCTGCTCCTGGCGAACGCGAAGTACGCGCACCGCGGCGCCAGCGGCAAGTTCGTGACGGTCTACCCGGCGGACGAGACGCAGTTGCGGAGCGTTCTCACCGAGCTCGGCCGGGTCCTGGAGGGCCGCCGGGGACCGTACATCCTCAGCGACCTGCGCTGGGGCCCCGGGCCGCTCTACGTCAGGTACGGCGCCTTCGCCGACCGGTACTGCGTCGCGCCCGGCGGCGAGGTGTCGCCGGCGATCGAGGACGCGAGCGGGCGGCTGGTGCCCGACGTGCGGGGGCCGACGTTCCAGGTGCCGGACTGGATCCGGCTGCCGGAGTTCCTGGAGCCCCACCTCGCCGAGCGGGCGCGTACGACCGTCTCCGACCTCCCGTACCGCATCGACAGCGCGCTCCACTTCTCCAACGGCGGCGGCCTGTACGCGGGCGTGGATCTGCGGACCGACGAGCGCGTCGTACTCAAGGAGGCCCGGCCGCACGCGGGACTCACGCCCGACGGCTCGGACGCCGTGACCCGGCTGCGGCGCGAGCGGGAGGCGCTGGAGCGGCTGGCCGGCCTCGACTGCGTGCCGGCCGTGCGCGACCACTTCGAGCTGGGCGAGCACCACTTCCTCGTCGAGGACTTCATCGACGGACCGACGCTGTACGAGCAGTTCGCCGAGCGGTACCCCCTGGTGGCGCTGGAGGCGGACGAAGCGGCGTACGCCGGGTACACCTCCTGGGCCCTCGACATGATCCGGCAGATCGAGGCGGCCGTCGCCGCCGTGCACGAGCGCGGTGTGGTCGTCGGCGACGTGCATACGTTCAACACGCTGGTCCGGCCGGACGGGCGCGCGGTACTGATCGACTTCGAGGGCGCGTCCGACGCCGCCCACGCCCGGCACCAGACCCTCGCCGCTCCCGGCTTCGTCGCCCCGCACGAGGCCACCGGCTTCGACATCGACCGGTACGCCCTCGCCTGTCTGCGGCTCTTCCTCTTCATGCCGCTGACCGGCCTGATCGCACTCGACGCGAGCAAGGCCGGTCAGTTCGCGAGGGAGGCCGCCCGGCTGTTCCCGCTGCCCCCGGGCTACCTGGAGGACGCCGTACGTGTGATCGAGGGGAAGGGGAGCCGGCGGGCGCCCGCGCCGCCCGCCGGCGAGCCGCGTCTCGACCCCGACCCGAGCGGCTGGGTACGCGCACGGGACTCCCTGTCCGCCGCCGTCCTGGCCAGTGCCACGCCCGAGCGGGACGACCGCCTCTTCCCGGGGGACGTCGAGCAGTTCCTCACGACGGGCAGCGGCCTGGCCTTCGCGCACGGCGCGGCCGGCGTCCTGTACGCCCTGGACGTGACCGGCGCGGGCCGTCATCCGCGGTACGAGGACTGGCTGGTCCAGCACTCCCTGCGCCCCGAGCCGGGGACGCGTCCCGGCTTCTACGAGGGCCTGCACGGGGTCGCGTACGTACTCGAACACCTGGGGCACCGCGCCGAGGCGATGAAGATCCTCGACATGTGCTCGGGCGAACGGTGGGAGCGGCTCGGCCTCGACCTGCGCGGCGGACTGTCCGGCATCGGCCTGAACCTGCTGCACTTCGCGGCCCGCACGCAGGACCCCGCGTTCCGGGACGCCGCACTCCAGGTGGCGGACGTCGTCGCCGGGCGGCTCGGAGCCGCCGACTCGGTGCCGGAGGTCAGTGGCGGTGAGCAGCCGTACGCCGGGCTGATGGCCGGGTCCGCCGGGCCCGCGCTGATGTTCGTACGGCTCCACGAGTACACCGGCGACACGGGGTTCCTCGACCTCGCGGCGACGGCGCTCCGGCAGGATCTCCGCCGCTGCGTGGTGCGGGAGGACGGGGCGATGGAGGTCAACGAGGGGTTCCGGACGATGCCCTATCTCGCCGACGGCAGTGTGGGCATCGGACTGGTACTCGACGACTACCTCGCCCACCGCGAGGACGAGCGGTTCGCCGAGGCCGCCGCCGCTGTCCGCAGGGCCGCCACCGCGCCGTTCTACCTGGAACCCGGGCTCTTCGACGGGCTCGCCGGAATGATCTTCCACCTCAGCCGGGCGCACCCGCCCGGAACGGCCGCCGGGCGCGACCCGGTGGTCGCCGCGCACATCCGCCGCCTGGCCCGCTACGCCTGCACGTACGAGGGCGACCTGGCCTTCCCCGGCGAACAGCTCATGCGGCTCTCCATGGACCTGGCCACCGGCAGCGCCGGTGTGCTGCTGGCCCTCGGATCCGCCCTCCACCAGGACACCGTGCTGCTGCCCTTCCTCGCCCCGCCGGGGCGGGCGGCAACCGGGCAGCACACGCCGGACCACCTCCCCGACCTCGAAACGGACCGTACAGAAAGGAGGTGA
- a CDS encoding SapB/AmfS family lanthipeptide has product MTLLDLQGLSAETSAKPPPGSRASKGCGNNRYSALSLLCSLF; this is encoded by the coding sequence ATGACACTCCTCGACCTGCAAGGGCTGTCGGCCGAAACCAGCGCCAAGCCGCCGCCCGGAAGCCGGGCGAGCAAGGGCTGCGGCAACAACCGGTACAGCGCGCTTAGCCTTCTGTGCTCGCTGTTCTGA
- a CDS encoding ABC transporter transmembrane domain-containing protein, with protein MSRRAADQLLLTAVRRGGAPVGALAATSLLLACVYLALPAVVGRALDAVLGGEDAALWLSLAAVSVALLVACDASDDFIGAVANARSIAWLRRTLLRQVLALGKRAARRFGAGDLVSRLVGNTARTGSAPSSLVWAFTDLVPPVGGIVALALIDPWLCVTFLAGLPLVVLLVRAFVRDVSDLNEQYFATQGRIAGRLVGALAGIRTIAGAGTVDREAGRVLSPLPELHSNGLGMWRAYARVSARAAPWSYRCCKSPYWRWRGWNCRAGGSASARSWRRASTCCWRWGSARSWPRSAS; from the coding sequence GTGTCCCGACGTGCGGCGGACCAACTGCTGCTCACGGCGGTCCGGCGGGGCGGTGCGCCGGTCGGCGCGCTGGCCGCCACGTCGTTGCTGCTGGCCTGCGTCTACCTGGCCCTGCCGGCGGTCGTCGGCCGGGCCCTTGACGCCGTTCTCGGCGGCGAGGACGCGGCGCTGTGGCTGTCGCTGGCCGCTGTGTCGGTCGCGCTGCTGGTGGCGTGCGACGCTTCGGACGACTTCATCGGGGCGGTGGCCAACGCCCGGTCCATCGCGTGGCTGCGCCGCACCCTGCTGCGGCAGGTACTCGCGCTGGGCAAGCGCGCCGCCCGGCGCTTCGGCGCCGGGGACCTGGTCAGCCGCCTGGTGGGCAACACCGCCCGGACCGGCAGCGCGCCCTCCAGCCTGGTGTGGGCGTTCACCGACCTCGTGCCTCCCGTCGGCGGCATCGTGGCGTTGGCGCTCATCGATCCCTGGCTCTGCGTCACGTTCCTCGCCGGGCTCCCCCTTGTCGTACTCCTGGTGCGGGCGTTCGTCCGCGACGTCTCGGACCTCAATGAGCAGTACTTCGCGACCCAGGGCCGGATCGCCGGGCGGCTCGTCGGCGCCCTCGCCGGAATCCGCACGATCGCCGGGGCGGGGACGGTGGACCGCGAGGCCGGGCGCGTGCTCTCGCCGCTGCCGGAGCTGCACAGCAACGGCCTGGGCATGTGGCGCGCGTACGCCAGGGTCTCGGCGCGCGCAGCGCCCTGGTCGTACCGCTGCTGCAAGTCGCCGTACTGGCGGTGGCGGGGCTGGAACTGTCGCGCGGGCGGATCAGCATCGGCCAGGTCGTGGCGGCGAGCGAGTACGTGCTGCTGGCGATGGGGGTCAGCTCGGTCGTGGCCTCGGTCAGCAAGCTGA
- a CDS encoding ATP-binding cassette domain-containing protein — translation MRYGDERLPAVDAGGAVGDGSGGAGLGNGGAGRESGSGLGRLDFRQVTVRAADGGVVLDGLDLTVPGGALVAVVGRSGSGKSLLAALAGRLLDPDEGEVLLDGVPMPRLARDELRRAVAYGFERPVLLGETVAEAIGFGPRRPSADELVAHAAAARADAFVRHLPAKYDTPLSQAPMSGGEAQRIGLARAFVQAGRVLVLDDVAASLDTVTEHHISRVLTGALADRTRLVVTHRASTAARAEHVVWLAGGRVRAEGTHGELWTDPGYRSVFQSAGPAGPDRADRPDRVHRADRADRAGQSGRSDPPDRPDRPVAAPGGAP, via the coding sequence ATGCGGTACGGCGACGAGCGGTTGCCGGCTGTGGACGCGGGCGGCGCGGTGGGCGACGGGAGCGGTGGTGCGGGGCTCGGGAACGGGGGCGCAGGACGTGAGAGCGGCTCGGGGCTCGGGCGGCTCGACTTCCGGCAGGTCACCGTGCGCGCGGCGGACGGTGGCGTCGTACTGGACGGTCTCGATCTGACCGTGCCCGGCGGAGCCCTGGTCGCGGTCGTCGGGCGGTCGGGGTCGGGCAAGTCGCTGCTGGCCGCGCTGGCCGGGCGGCTGCTGGACCCGGACGAGGGCGAGGTGCTGCTGGACGGCGTACCGATGCCGCGGCTGGCCCGTGACGAATTGCGCCGGGCGGTCGCCTACGGCTTCGAACGCCCGGTGCTGCTCGGCGAGACGGTGGCCGAAGCCATCGGGTTCGGGCCCCGGCGGCCGTCGGCCGACGAACTGGTGGCCCACGCGGCGGCGGCCAGGGCCGACGCGTTCGTCCGGCATCTGCCGGCCAAGTACGACACCCCGCTCAGCCAGGCCCCGATGTCGGGCGGGGAGGCTCAGCGCATCGGGCTAGCCCGCGCGTTCGTGCAGGCGGGGCGGGTCCTGGTGCTCGACGACGTGGCCGCGAGCCTGGACACCGTGACCGAGCACCACATCAGCCGGGTACTGACCGGCGCGCTGGCGGACCGTACCCGCCTGGTCGTCACGCACCGGGCGTCGACCGCCGCGAGGGCGGAGCACGTCGTCTGGCTGGCCGGAGGGCGGGTCCGGGCGGAGGGAACGCACGGGGAGCTGTGGACGGACCCGGGCTACCGGTCCGTGTTCCAGTCGGCCGGACCTGCCGGACCGGACCGGGCGGACCGGCCGGACCGGGTGCACCGGGCGGACCGGGCGGACCGGGCGGGTCAGTCCGGCAGAAGCGATCCACCGGACCGACCGGACCGGCCGGTCGCTGCTCCGGGAGGTGCCCCGTGA